Part of the Flavobacteriales bacterium genome is shown below.
ATGAAGGACCTCTATGGGGAAGCATGAGCCATTCAATGAAGGTCTTTAGGCTATGAAATCCTGTCTGACAAAAGCACTGGTCGTATTCCTTGCTGCGAGTGCCGTAGTAGCTGTGGCCTATTTCTGGTATCAGAAGTCCAATCCCTTACCTGTCTATAGCCCTGCGCAGGTCAACCCCATCTTGGTGGATGAAGATGTCCGATTCAATAAGAATCACCGGGTCGAGTATTTCTCGCTTTCCGACCAGACCGGAGGCACTACCGATTCTACTTTTCTCACAGGCAAGATACACGTGGCTGATTTCTTCTTCACCACCTGTCAGACCATCTGTCCGATCATGAGCGGCAAGATGGACTATGTGGCCAGCCAATTCAGTACCGAAGATGACCTCAGGTTCCTCTCCTTCTCTGTTCTACCGGAAGAAGACAGCATTCCGGCTCTGGCTGCCTATGCAACCGCCTATGGCGTAGATGATGGTCAATGGAGACTCCTGACCGGTGACCGAAAGAAAATCTATCAACTCGCGCGCAGGTCGTACTTCACCTTAAAGCCTGCCGAGGTAGGTGAAGGAGATGGTGGCAAGAGCGATTTCATCCACACCAATAATTTCGTTCTGGTAGATAGTCAGCAACGCATCAGAGGCTATTACGATGGCACCTCCGATCTGGAAATGAATCGTCTCATATCGGACATCGAGTTACTGCTCGAGGAGGAAAAAAAGAAGCAAGCCGAAGATTGAGAATTCAGGTCTCAGTCCACTAAGGTGACGGCAATCGCTTGATTGCTCGATCCGTTCTGAATATTGATGAAATACAGCCCGTTGGCCCTCTCCTCTCTCTGATACATGAATTGATGTATTCCTCTTTGCTTCTCTTCGGTCATGAGTGTCTGCACCAAAGTTCCACGGCTGTCATAGATAGATATGTGTACCGGACCCGGTTCCATCACTTGATAGGTGATAAGGGAATTTACGGACACCGGATTCGGGAAGGCATCGAGCATGGGCCCAGTTGAGCGTGGACCTGATTCGGATAGGCCGTGTATGTGTCCGAAATCGGTACTCAGAAAGAGTAGATCATTCTGATCGCTAAGTACCATTCCCGTAGGACGGAATACATCTTCAGACCTCCATACGACCGGAGCACTGCGCACTCCTTGTTCGAATTTCAGAATGGCCGAAGGACTCCAAGCTGAGACATAGGCATCTCCACGGTCATCTATGAGAATACTCTCCAAATTGGCATATCCGCTCTCTAGGCTATGCTTCAGATCGGCAGTCTGTCTGTCATAGCAATGGACCAGGCCACTGGATCCCCAGGTCACAACGACCAATTCATCTCTGAAGGCATCGTAGGCAATCCCATTGGGAATCTGATCTATCTCTTTCCAAACCTGACTGGAGACAGGCCTCCCACCATCATCTTCCACCTCGATCTGGAAGATGCTCCGTTCTGAAAAATCAGTGATATATAGGAATCCTTGGTCATCTGCACAGATTCCATTCAAGAACTTTGCTTCGGGCACCTCATAGGTGTCAACCAGTCTATCGCCCTCGGTATCGTAACATCGTATCTCATTCCGGAAGCAGGCATAGAGCATCCCATTCTGGAGCAAAAGACCATGTGAGCCTTTGGAATCTATACCGAAAAGGTCGATATCGCCAGAGATATCCACTGTTCTCAATTGACCATCCACCGTATTGGAAATCAGATATCTCTGCCCTTCTTCATCCCACACAA
Proteins encoded:
- a CDS encoding T9SS type A sorting domain-containing protein, encoding MRTFNPSILLALLAVTYWSQVVYSQSLRSPESIVWDEEGQRYLISNTVDGQLRTVDISGDIDLFGIDSKGSHGLLLQNGMLYACFRNEIRCYDTEGDRLVDTYEVPEAKFLNGICADDQGFLYITDFSERSIFQIEVEDDGGRPVSSQVWKEIDQIPNGIAYDAFRDELVVVTWGSSGLVHCYDRQTADLKHSLESGYANLESILIDDRGDAYVSAWSPSAILKFEQGVRSAPVVWRSEDVFRPTGMVLSDQNDLLFLSTDFGHIHGLSESGPRSTGPMLDAFPNPVSVNSLITYQVMEPGPVHISIYDSRGTLVQTLMTEEKQRGIHQFMYQREERANGLYFINIQNGSSNQAIAVTLVD
- a CDS encoding SCO family protein — protein: MKSCLTKALVVFLAASAVVAVAYFWYQKSNPLPVYSPAQVNPILVDEDVRFNKNHRVEYFSLSDQTGGTTDSTFLTGKIHVADFFFTTCQTICPIMSGKMDYVASQFSTEDDLRFLSFSVLPEEDSIPALAAYATAYGVDDGQWRLLTGDRKKIYQLARRSYFTLKPAEVGEGDGGKSDFIHTNNFVLVDSQQRIRGYYDGTSDLEMNRLISDIELLLEEEKKKQAED